A single region of the Prochlorococcus marinus str. MIT 0917 genome encodes:
- the tsaD gene encoding tRNA (adenosine(37)-N6)-threonylcarbamoyltransferase complex transferase subunit TsaD has protein sequence MSIILSLETSCDESAAALVSDEKGKIDLIGSEIASQIEEHANWGGVVPEIASRRHLENLPFLIEEVFAKSKLQIKDIDAVAATVTPGLAGSLLVGSTTARTLANLHQIPFLGIHHLEGHLASIYLSDNHPEPPFLVLLVSGGHTELIKVDIQHKYQRLGRSHDDAAGEAFDKVSRLLGLSYPGGPAIQKIAEFGDPKKFMFPKGRVSKPEGGFYPYDFSFSGLKTAVFRQIEKITSENKKLPIDDIAASFEYVVAEVLVERSLRCALDEGLNSLVLVGGVAANVRLREMMLAKASENAINIALAPMEFCTDNAAMIGAAALLRLSSNNVQSSMELGVSARWPLEKSDLLYDSNPPF, from the coding sequence ATGTCAATAATTTTATCCCTCGAAACAAGTTGTGACGAGTCTGCAGCCGCTTTAGTCTCTGATGAAAAAGGAAAAATTGATTTAATAGGTAGTGAGATAGCTTCACAAATTGAAGAACATGCTAATTGGGGTGGGGTTGTTCCGGAAATTGCTTCAAGAAGACATTTGGAAAATCTTCCATTTTTAATTGAAGAAGTTTTTGCAAAGTCAAAATTACAGATAAAAGATATAGATGCAGTAGCCGCAACTGTTACTCCAGGATTAGCAGGTTCACTTTTGGTAGGCTCAACTACCGCAAGAACTTTAGCGAATTTACATCAAATTCCATTTTTAGGAATTCATCATTTGGAGGGACATCTAGCATCAATATATTTGTCAGATAATCACCCTGAACCTCCTTTCTTAGTCTTATTGGTTAGTGGAGGACATACTGAATTGATAAAAGTAGATATTCAACATAAGTATCAACGTCTTGGTAGGAGTCATGATGATGCAGCAGGAGAAGCTTTTGATAAGGTCTCAAGACTACTGGGACTTTCCTATCCAGGTGGGCCCGCAATTCAAAAAATAGCTGAATTTGGAGATCCCAAAAAATTTATGTTCCCAAAAGGAAGAGTATCTAAACCCGAGGGTGGTTTTTATCCATACGACTTCTCTTTTAGTGGTTTGAAAACGGCTGTATTTAGGCAGATCGAAAAAATAACGTCAGAAAATAAAAAATTACCAATAGATGATATTGCTGCAAGTTTTGAATACGTAGTGGCTGAGGTCCTGGTAGAGAGGAGCCTTCGGTGTGCCCTTGATGAAGGTCTAAATTCTCTTGTCCTAGTAGGAGGAGTTGCTGCAAATGTCCGATTAAGGGAAATGATGCTTGCAAAAGCATCTGAAAATGCAATTAACATTGCTCTTGCACCAATGGAATTTTGTACTGATAATGCAGCAATGATTGGGGCGGCAGCTTTGTTAAGATTATCTTCAAATAATGTTCAAAGTTCAATGGAATTAGGTGTTTCCGCTCGTTGGCCCTTAGAAAAATCTGATTTACTTTATGATTCTAATCCTCCTTTTTAA
- a CDS encoding hyperconserved protein Hcp: protein MELDLQPGDVVKVLESAALGWVRARVIRVKSGGRVVVQSDQGREFTARGNQVRLIEPAGFRP, encoded by the coding sequence ATGGAGTTGGATCTTCAACCTGGCGATGTCGTAAAAGTTCTTGAGTCAGCCGCATTAGGCTGGGTCAGAGCTCGAGTTATTCGTGTAAAATCAGGTGGCCGTGTAGTAGTTCAAAGCGACCAAGGACGCGAGTTCACAGCTCGTGGAAATCAAGTTAGGCTCATAGAGCCTGCTGGTTTTCGTCCTTAA
- the gltX gene encoding glutamate--tRNA ligase, with product MTVRVRLAPSPTGTLHLGTARTALFNWLFAKKEGGTFLLRIEDTDIERSKEEFKKNIFDGLQWLGINWDESPTIQSERINEHKQIIKTLIEKGFAYKCYASEDELDEMRETQKRNGLAPRYDNRHRNLTPQKESEFINAGREPVIRFKISDQKLISWNDLIRGEMTWSGKDLGGDMVIARRAPADSIGDPLYNLVVVADDSAMQISHVIRGEDHLANTAKQILLYEALDLNIPVFAHTPLILNSEGKKLSKRDGVTSISEFKKMGYTSEAMANYMTLLGWSVPEGVNERFNISDITEIFSFKKVNKASAKFDWDKLNWLNSQVIHEMSAEALLKKLDPLFKENNWSLPNQEWGTNLVNLIGPSMVLINDGVDQAKPFFEEPELSHDGKDQLEIKESKMILNFILKKLENLDAEIFTKDQALDLINQATKNCKVKKGLVMKSLRAALFGTLKGPDLIQSWVLLSRFSKDRSRIRRFI from the coding sequence TTGACAGTTAGGGTAAGATTGGCACCAAGTCCAACGGGAACACTTCATCTAGGAACAGCAAGAACTGCATTATTTAACTGGCTTTTTGCAAAAAAAGAAGGTGGAACTTTTCTCTTAAGAATTGAAGATACTGATATTGAAAGATCAAAAGAAGAGTTTAAAAAAAACATATTTGATGGGCTCCAGTGGCTAGGAATAAACTGGGATGAATCCCCAACAATTCAAAGCGAAAGAATAAATGAACATAAGCAAATTATAAAAACTCTTATCGAAAAAGGATTTGCATACAAATGTTACGCATCAGAAGATGAGCTTGATGAAATGAGAGAAACCCAAAAGAGAAATGGTTTAGCTCCAAGATATGATAATAGGCACAGAAATTTAACTCCCCAAAAAGAATCAGAATTTATAAACGCCGGAAGAGAACCTGTAATCAGATTCAAAATCAGTGATCAAAAATTAATTTCATGGAATGACTTAATTCGAGGGGAAATGACTTGGAGTGGAAAAGATTTAGGCGGTGATATGGTCATTGCAAGAAGAGCACCAGCAGATTCAATTGGAGATCCCTTATACAATTTAGTTGTTGTTGCTGATGATTCAGCAATGCAAATTTCTCATGTAATAAGGGGAGAAGACCATCTTGCAAATACTGCAAAGCAAATTCTTCTTTACGAAGCTTTAGATCTCAATATTCCCGTTTTTGCACATACTCCTTTAATTCTTAATTCTGAAGGTAAGAAGCTTTCCAAAAGGGATGGAGTTACTTCAATCTCTGAATTCAAGAAAATGGGTTACACATCTGAAGCAATGGCGAATTATATGACTCTTCTTGGCTGGTCTGTCCCAGAGGGAGTTAATGAAAGGTTCAATATTTCAGATATTACAGAGATTTTTAGTTTTAAAAAGGTTAATAAAGCTTCTGCCAAATTTGATTGGGACAAATTGAACTGGCTCAACTCTCAAGTAATACATGAAATGTCAGCCGAAGCTCTATTAAAAAAGTTAGATCCTTTGTTTAAAGAAAATAATTGGTCTTTACCAAATCAAGAATGGGGAACAAATCTCGTAAATTTAATTGGACCATCTATGGTTCTTATCAATGATGGAGTTGATCAAGCTAAACCTTTTTTTGAAGAGCCAGAATTAAGTCATGACGGGAAAGATCAATTGGAGATCAAAGAATCAAAAATGATTTTAAATTTTATTCTTAAAAAGCTGGAAAACTTAGATGCTGAAATCTTTACTAAAGATCAAGCACTTGATTTAATCAATCAAGCCACCAAAAACTGCAAAGTTAAAAAAGGGCTTGTCATGAAAAGTCTTAGAGCTGCACTTTTTGGAACACTTAAGGGGCCTGATTTAATTCAAAGTTGGGTTTTACTATCTAGATTCAGTAAAGATAGAAGCCGAATTCGTCGGTTTATCTAG
- the map gene encoding type I methionyl aminopeptidase, with the protein MKLFSDLLSSENSKIPINNGPVIKQRRGVEIKSAREIEIMRKSSKIVATVLSEIIDLVKPGMSTLDLDIYAEKRIRDHNAEPSFKGYHGFPGSICSSINNEVVHGIPSKKKIINDGDLLKVDTGAFYNGYHGDSCITICVGNTSDKAIELSRVAKEALMLGIKQIKPQNKLLDIAGAIEDYVKDNGFSIVEDYTGHGVGRNLHEEPSVFNFRTNDLPNVVLREGMTIAVEPIINLGSKYCKTLRDGWTVITKDGNLSAQWEHTVLVTKNGYEILTDRGD; encoded by the coding sequence ATGAAACTTTTTTCTGATCTTCTTTCTTCTGAAAACTCAAAAATCCCTATCAATAATGGTCCTGTTATTAAACAAAGGAGAGGAGTTGAAATTAAGTCTGCTAGAGAGATAGAAATTATGCGTAAATCTAGTAAAATAGTTGCAACCGTATTGAGTGAAATTATAGATTTAGTTAAACCTGGAATGTCTACTTTGGATCTAGATATATATGCAGAAAAACGAATAAGAGATCATAATGCTGAGCCAAGCTTCAAAGGATATCATGGCTTTCCAGGTAGCATATGTTCAAGCATAAATAACGAAGTTGTTCATGGAATACCAAGTAAAAAGAAAATTATTAATGATGGAGATTTACTTAAAGTCGATACGGGTGCTTTTTATAATGGTTATCATGGAGATAGTTGTATCACTATATGCGTAGGTAATACATCAGATAAAGCAATTGAACTAAGTAGAGTGGCTAAAGAAGCTTTAATGCTTGGAATAAAACAAATTAAGCCGCAAAATAAACTTCTTGATATAGCAGGAGCGATAGAAGATTATGTCAAAGATAACGGTTTTAGTATTGTCGAAGATTACACCGGACATGGAGTAGGTAGGAATCTTCATGAAGAGCCTTCGGTATTTAATTTTAGAACTAATGATTTGCCAAATGTTGTTCTGAGAGAGGGGATGACTATTGCCGTGGAACCTATAATTAATCTTGGCTCAAAGTATTGCAAGACCCTTCGTGACGGATGGACGGTAATTACAAAAGATGGAAATCTATCTGCTCAATGGGAGCATACTGTCTTAGTTACTAAAAACGGATATGAGATACTAACTGATAGAGGAGATTGA
- a CDS encoding phosphotransacetylase family protein: MSKTFLIGSCEPFSGKSALVLGMARNLIASNHLVRFGKPLATSLELNVSQEGDIKDIIDDDVRFVGETLKLSAENLIPSIQFLAASTAGKRIKENILDPGIKFDEFKLSLDSSGEAINILEAAGSLHEGLLYGLSLSQLAKALNAKVVLAHFWQDSRSVEALLEAKNQLGDQLSGVVLNAVNPDQIKDIKENIVPSLKSLGLDVFGIMPRSPLLRSVTVEELVRRLNARVICCSDRLELMVETLSIGAMSVNSAMEFFRRRRNMAVVTGADRTDIQLAALEASTQCLILTGAGEPLPQLINRSEELDVPLLKVERDTLSTVEVIEQAFGHVRLHETVKATYAFRLVQEHCDLDRIFKTLGISS; encoded by the coding sequence ATGAGCAAGACCTTTCTAATTGGATCATGTGAACCATTTAGCGGTAAGTCAGCATTAGTTCTTGGCATGGCAAGAAATTTAATTGCTTCAAATCATTTGGTCAGATTTGGTAAACCATTAGCCACAAGCCTTGAATTAAATGTCTCTCAAGAAGGAGACATTAAAGATATAATTGATGATGATGTCAGGTTTGTGGGAGAGACGTTAAAATTATCTGCGGAAAATTTAATTCCTTCTATTCAGTTTTTAGCTGCCTCTACTGCTGGCAAGAGGATTAAGGAAAACATCTTAGACCCTGGGATTAAATTTGATGAGTTCAAGCTGTCTCTTGATTCTTCTGGTGAGGCTATCAATATTCTTGAAGCAGCAGGTAGCTTACACGAGGGACTCTTGTATGGATTAAGTCTCAGTCAACTTGCTAAAGCTTTAAACGCTAAAGTTGTACTCGCTCATTTTTGGCAAGATAGTAGAAGTGTTGAAGCTTTATTGGAGGCTAAAAATCAATTAGGAGATCAATTAAGTGGTGTCGTCTTAAATGCTGTTAACCCTGATCAAATCAAAGACATTAAAGAAAATATAGTTCCATCTCTTAAGTCGCTAGGTTTAGATGTCTTTGGAATAATGCCTAGGTCTCCTTTGTTGAGGAGTGTTACTGTTGAAGAACTGGTGAGACGTTTAAATGCTCGAGTTATTTGTTGCTCTGACAGGCTTGAGCTGATGGTCGAGACGTTGAGTATTGGCGCGATGAGTGTTAATTCTGCAATGGAATTTTTTCGAAGAAGGCGTAATATGGCGGTAGTGACAGGCGCTGATCGAACAGATATTCAATTGGCGGCTTTGGAAGCTTCTACTCAATGCTTAATACTGACAGGTGCTGGCGAGCCACTGCCACAATTGATTAATAGATCAGAAGAATTAGATGTCCCATTGCTAAAAGTTGAGAGAGATACTCTCTCAACAGTTGAAGTTATTGAGCAGGCTTTTGGTCATGTACGTCTTCATGAGACAGTTAAAGCTACTTATGCTTTTCGATTAGTACAAGAACATTGTGATCTTGATCGAATCTTTAAAACTTTAGGAATTTCTTCTTGA
- a CDS encoding YajQ family cyclic di-GMP-binding protein, with the protein MPSSYSFDVVSEFDQQELVNAIDQLRREVDQRYDLKDSKTKIDVKEDELSIVSLSDMTIESVKDILLQKATKRNLSLKIFDFQKIETIGGNMVMQIVKLKKGLPQQIAKKLSKLVRDEMKKVTVSIQGDSLRITGKNKDDLQSAINLIKKQEDDLEIALQFQNFR; encoded by the coding sequence ATGCCCTCTTCTTATTCTTTTGATGTGGTTTCAGAATTTGATCAGCAGGAATTAGTAAATGCTATTGATCAATTGAGGAGAGAAGTGGATCAAAGGTATGATCTGAAAGACTCAAAGACAAAAATAGATGTTAAAGAAGATGAGTTATCTATTGTCTCTTTAAGTGATATGACAATCGAATCTGTAAAAGATATTTTATTACAGAAAGCAACTAAAAGAAACTTGTCATTAAAGATATTTGATTTTCAAAAAATTGAAACTATAGGAGGAAATATGGTTATGCAAATTGTTAAATTAAAGAAAGGCTTGCCTCAACAAATCGCAAAGAAATTAAGTAAGTTAGTTCGAGATGAAATGAAGAAAGTAACTGTATCAATACAAGGAGATAGCTTGAGAATTACAGGAAAAAATAAAGATGATTTGCAATCTGCAATTAATTTAATTAAGAAGCAGGAAGATGATTTAGAAATAGCTCTTCAATTTCAAAATTTTAGATAG
- a CDS encoding high light inducible protein: MPVKHGNEVNKSTRLASSSELNSWKRGFTPQAEIWNGRIAIAGLIILLTSLLLSNILFSG, from the coding sequence ATGCCTGTAAAACATGGAAATGAAGTCAATAAATCAACTAGGCTTGCAAGCTCAAGTGAACTTAATTCATGGAAGAGAGGATTCACTCCTCAGGCTGAAATATGGAATGGCAGAATAGCAATTGCAGGTTTAATTATTCTATTAACTAGTCTTTTATTATCAAATATACTTTTTTCTGGTTAG
- a CDS encoding prohibitin family protein, with amino-acid sequence MTTPFRNVTPNGPGGTTTLLLVLSFTGFLLLTQAFFVVPAGQVSVVTTLGKVSGGSRKPGLNFKVPFVQNTYPFNVQTQVRPEKFDSLTKDLQVISATATVKYALKPNEAGRVFKTISYNDREIYNRIIQPSLLKALKSVFSKYELVTIASSWSDISELVEQTVADELNKFDYVDVQSLDLTGLTIADEYRAAIEQKQIAEQQLLRAQTEVKIAEQEALRYDTLNKSLDDQVLFKLFLDKWNGETQVVPSLPGTSSGNVPVIVRGKN; translated from the coding sequence ATGACAACTCCATTTCGTAATGTGACTCCGAATGGACCAGGTGGCACAACAACTCTTCTACTTGTCCTTTCATTTACCGGATTTTTACTTCTTACGCAAGCCTTTTTCGTTGTTCCTGCTGGACAAGTTTCAGTGGTCACAACATTAGGGAAAGTAAGTGGTGGTTCACGAAAACCTGGTTTAAATTTCAAAGTACCTTTTGTTCAAAATACTTATCCTTTTAATGTTCAAACTCAAGTTAGACCTGAAAAATTTGATTCATTAACTAAAGATTTGCAAGTCATTTCTGCAACCGCTACAGTTAAATATGCTCTCAAGCCCAATGAGGCTGGAAGAGTCTTTAAAACTATCTCTTATAACGATAGAGAGATATACAACAGGATTATTCAACCATCATTACTTAAAGCCCTGAAGTCAGTTTTTTCAAAGTATGAGTTGGTAACAATAGCTAGCTCTTGGAGTGATATTTCTGAGTTGGTTGAGCAAACAGTAGCTGATGAACTTAATAAGTTTGACTATGTTGATGTTCAATCACTCGACTTGACTGGCTTGACTATTGCTGATGAATATCGAGCAGCTATCGAACAAAAACAGATTGCTGAGCAGCAATTATTGAGAGCTCAAACTGAAGTTAAAATTGCAGAGCAAGAAGCTCTTAGATACGACACATTAAATAAAAGTCTTGATGATCAAGTTCTTTTCAAATTGTTTCTAGATAAATGGAATGGTGAGACACAAGTTGTTCCTTCATTACCAGGAACCAGTTCAGGAAATGTTCCTGTAATCGTTAGAGGAAAAAATTAA
- a CDS encoding DUF1643 domain-containing protein produces MSFCLFSECRSYRWILKRELLGGKKTVVFIGLNPSKANSSNNDRTLVRIINFCSRWNYKNIYIINLFGLISKSPLQLSKSKDPIGKNNDLITFKSLKFWREDSNCDLWLGWGDNGQLKGRDRKVLNLIRNFSNLKSNENDYSKRVLSLGLSKKGNPRHPLYMPNQSFLREFDL; encoded by the coding sequence TTGTCATTTTGCTTGTTTAGTGAATGCAGATCCTATCGATGGATTTTAAAAAGAGAGTTATTAGGTGGTAAAAAGACGGTAGTTTTTATTGGCTTGAATCCTTCAAAAGCCAATTCATCAAATAACGATAGAACTCTCGTGAGGATAATTAATTTTTGTTCGAGATGGAATTATAAAAATATCTATATAATTAATCTCTTTGGACTGATTTCCAAGTCTCCACTTCAACTATCAAAAAGTAAAGATCCAATAGGGAAAAATAATGATTTGATTACTTTTAAATCATTAAAATTTTGGCGGGAAGATAGTAATTGTGATTTGTGGTTAGGGTGGGGTGACAATGGACAATTAAAAGGACGTGATCGTAAAGTACTAAACTTAATTAGAAATTTTTCAAATTTAAAGTCAAACGAAAATGATTATTCCAAACGTGTTTTAAGTCTTGGCCTCAGCAAAAAAGGTAACCCTCGTCATCCTCTTTATATGCCTAACCAATCTTTCTTAAGAGAATTTGATCTGTAA
- a CDS encoding DNA recombination-mediator protein A, with translation MSLSRSLDLPALGRVDTLSQELALLKNEGKRRIAFLGSRHVPVVSIHIVELIARSLAQEGHSIITSGSQGVNAAVIRAVLDVNPSLLTVLLPQSLDRQTAEVKDLLGSVLHLIEKEENNDLPLPMASSLCNQEIINRCDQLICFAFHDSETLLSSCHSAEDMGKVVSLMFFD, from the coding sequence ATGTCCTTGAGTCGATCACTCGATCTTCCTGCATTGGGACGAGTTGATACACTCTCTCAGGAATTGGCCTTGTTGAAAAACGAGGGAAAAAGAAGAATTGCTTTTTTAGGTAGTCGACATGTACCTGTCGTTTCTATTCATATAGTTGAATTAATAGCCAGGTCTTTGGCTCAAGAGGGCCATTCTATAATCACTTCAGGTTCTCAAGGAGTAAATGCTGCAGTAATTAGAGCGGTTCTAGATGTTAACCCTTCTCTCTTAACTGTTTTGTTACCACAGTCTCTAGATAGGCAAACTGCAGAGGTCAAGGACCTTCTTGGGAGCGTTTTACATCTAATAGAGAAAGAAGAGAATAATGATTTGCCTTTGCCAATGGCAAGTAGTCTTTGTAATCAAGAAATTATTAACAGATGTGATCAATTGATTTGTTTCGCATTCCATGATAGTGAAACATTATTGAGTAGTTGCCATAGTGCTGAAGATATGGGAAAAGTTGTGAGCCTGATGTTTTTTGATTAA
- the rplS gene encoding 50S ribosomal protein L19, protein MSVDSKEPSSEEVKFEDESNASEESEVKVASKTKSKGKKISIKMLSPAEIIKTFEDAQQSKDLPDIYVGDTVRVGVRISEGNKERVQPYEGVVIAKRHGGIHQTITVRRIFQGIGVERIFLVHSPQVASIKVERRGKVRRAKLFYLRERVGKATRVKQRFDR, encoded by the coding sequence ATGTCCGTTGATTCGAAAGAGCCCTCATCAGAAGAGGTAAAATTTGAAGATGAATCAAATGCTTCAGAGGAGTCTGAAGTAAAAGTTGCTTCTAAAACAAAGTCTAAAGGAAAGAAAATTTCAATTAAAATGCTCTCTCCTGCAGAAATAATAAAGACTTTTGAAGACGCACAGCAAAGCAAAGATCTACCTGACATCTACGTTGGAGATACTGTACGTGTTGGTGTCAGGATAAGTGAGGGCAATAAGGAGAGGGTTCAGCCCTATGAGGGTGTTGTAATAGCAAAGAGACACGGAGGAATCCATCAAACAATTACAGTAAGGAGAATTTTCCAAGGAATAGGAGTTGAAAGAATTTTTCTGGTTCACAGTCCACAAGTTGCATCCATTAAGGTTGAACGCCGAGGTAAAGTAAGAAGAGCGAAGCTTTTCTATCTGCGTGAGCGAGTGGGCAAAGCCACACGCGTAAAGCAGCGCTTCGACCGCTGA
- a CDS encoding cation:proton antiporter, whose protein sequence is MTPERLGLLWGITVFSGAGARLLSVLTGLPGVVLLLLSGLLIGRSGLGLVEPLDLGKGLETIVGLLVSLVLFDGGLNLRFPGGAIKSIVLRISSIRLIISLAAGFLAAHWFAGLGWSVAGVYSAIVLATGPTVVTPLVRQIRLASPLSDVLEAEGLILEPIGAVLALLLLELVVGDLHGWKELFLGLLSRLGGGVLIGSLAGLLLSEGLKRLRTEPYIGLRLQLTLGVIFLLYGVCEWLLPESGLPASVAAGFVVGQRPSTQANELDKLIRELAQLAITMLFPLLAADVSWGELSPLGWGGIICVLFLMIVVRPIAVSIATYGLPLDNKQRLFLSWLAPRGIVTAAVASLFSIRLEQAGVLGAGKLQGLVFLTILMTVGIQGLTAKPLAKMLGLLDEDEDEDEDEDLDKPTNSASIFTESR, encoded by the coding sequence ATGACTCCTGAGCGGCTGGGCTTGCTCTGGGGTATCACAGTTTTTTCTGGAGCTGGAGCAAGATTACTATCAGTGCTAACAGGACTTCCTGGAGTCGTTCTATTGTTGCTCTCTGGCTTGTTGATTGGGAGGTCAGGGCTTGGATTAGTTGAACCTTTAGATCTAGGTAAAGGCTTGGAGACAATCGTTGGTTTATTGGTAAGTCTTGTTTTATTTGATGGGGGATTAAATCTTCGATTTCCAGGAGGGGCAATCAAATCAATAGTTTTAAGAATTTCTTCAATTAGATTAATTATTTCTTTGGCAGCTGGTTTCCTTGCTGCTCATTGGTTTGCAGGACTTGGTTGGTCAGTAGCAGGCGTTTATAGCGCAATTGTTCTTGCTACGGGGCCTACTGTCGTAACTCCATTGGTTCGACAAATTAGACTTGCATCCCCATTAAGTGATGTTCTTGAAGCTGAAGGTTTGATACTCGAACCTATTGGAGCAGTGCTAGCACTTTTGTTATTAGAGCTTGTTGTTGGAGATTTGCATGGATGGAAAGAGCTATTTCTTGGTTTGCTTTCAAGGCTTGGAGGAGGAGTCTTAATCGGATCACTTGCAGGTCTATTGCTTTCAGAGGGTTTGAAGCGGTTACGCACTGAGCCTTATATTGGTCTTCGATTGCAACTGACTCTTGGAGTGATTTTTTTGCTTTATGGAGTATGTGAATGGCTATTGCCTGAATCAGGATTGCCGGCATCAGTTGCAGCAGGTTTTGTTGTAGGACAAAGACCTTCTACACAGGCGAATGAACTTGATAAATTAATAAGAGAATTAGCTCAGTTAGCAATAACTATGCTTTTCCCTTTGCTAGCAGCTGATGTTTCTTGGGGGGAATTGAGCCCTCTGGGGTGGGGGGGTATAATTTGCGTACTTTTTTTGATGATCGTAGTAAGACCAATAGCTGTATCAATAGCAACTTATGGATTACCTCTTGATAATAAACAAAGATTATTTCTTAGTTGGTTGGCTCCCCGTGGAATAGTTACTGCAGCAGTTGCTTCTTTATTCTCTATTAGATTGGAACAAGCAGGTGTTTTAGGCGCTGGAAAACTTCAGGGATTAGTTTTTTTGACAATATTAATGACAGTTGGTATTCAAGGCTTAACAGCTAAACCATTAGCAAAAATGTTGGGCTTATTGGATGAAGATGAAGATGAAGATGAAGATGAAGATCTAGATAAACCGACGAATTCGGCTTCTATCTTTACTGAATCTAGATAG
- a CDS encoding SDR family oxidoreductase produces the protein MNKNSSENSRFKGLRIAITGANGSLGKSLIEVLKKKGAYVVGLTHERKNNSDSSESIADEWILWSCGKEGLLSSSLANIDILILNHGFNPKQMIDSNDINKAIEINSLSHWRLIEIFENLALSNNLNQYSPKEVWVNTSEAEIQIAFSPVYEITKRLIGELVSLKKSKLLMEKQNSFIIKKLILGPFKSNLNPQGIMSPKFVARKIIQKAENDTYLIIVTPNPLTYLLMPLAESIRILYSRFIKKIYSTIHH, from the coding sequence ATGAACAAAAACTCTTCAGAAAACTCAAGGTTTAAAGGTTTAAGAATTGCCATAACTGGAGCAAATGGGAGCCTTGGAAAGTCACTTATTGAAGTCCTGAAAAAAAAAGGAGCTTATGTAGTTGGCCTAACTCATGAAAGAAAAAATAATAGTGACTCTTCTGAAAGCATTGCAGATGAATGGATTCTTTGGTCCTGTGGAAAAGAAGGACTACTTTCAAGCAGCCTTGCGAATATTGATATTTTAATACTTAATCATGGATTTAATCCAAAACAAATGATTGATTCAAATGATATAAATAAAGCGATAGAAATAAATTCTCTTAGCCATTGGAGATTGATAGAAATTTTTGAGAATTTAGCCCTTTCTAATAATTTAAACCAGTACAGTCCAAAGGAAGTATGGGTAAATACATCTGAAGCAGAGATTCAAATAGCTTTTAGTCCAGTATATGAAATAACAAAACGTCTGATAGGTGAACTTGTAAGTTTAAAAAAAAGTAAATTATTAATGGAAAAACAAAATTCTTTTATTATCAAAAAATTAATTCTAGGTCCTTTTAAATCTAACCTAAACCCACAAGGCATCATGAGCCCTAAATTTGTAGCAAGAAAGATAATACAAAAAGCAGAAAATGATACTTATTTAATAATAGTAACTCCTAATCCCTTAACATATTTATTAATGCCATTAGCAGAGTCAATTAGAATATTATATTCAAGATTTATAAAAAAAATATACTCAACCATCCACCATTAA